A genomic window from Purpureocillium takamizusanense chromosome 2, complete sequence includes:
- a CDS encoding uncharacterized protein (COG:S~MEROPS:MER0000440~EggNog:ENOG503NYV8), whose product MWYDASETSLAQMWKQATTNAETCYAAHNKTQPFLGTGSVARDLISVVDALGEDGMLRYWGFSYGTTLGATVASVFPDRVDKIILDGVQNVHDYYHSPADFEEWSDADRVFSEVFLSCVKAGTTLCPMAGANLTGEQLEDAAWKLTEHLKTNPIQVNGSSPLTYATMRGFSAYAVYGPNSWTALGAILAQIAANRTQTSSFSE is encoded by the exons ATGTGGTACGACGCTTCTGAGACGAGCTTGGCGCAAATGTGGAAGCAGGCGACGACCAATGCCGAGACCTGCTACGCAGCGCACAACAAGACCCAGCCCTTTCTCGGAACTGGGTCTGTCGCTCGAGACCTCATCAGCGTTGTTGatgcgctgggcgaggatggcatgCTCCGCTACTGGG GCTTTTCATACGGCACCACCCTGGGCGCCACAGTTGCGTCCGTGTTCCCCGACAGAGTTGACAAGATCATCCTAGACGGCGTGCAAAATGTCCACGACTATTACCATTCGCCTGC CGACTTTGAGGAGTGGTCCGACGCAGACCGGGTGTTCTCCGAGGTGTTCCTCAGCTGCGTCAAGGCGGGAACGACGCTTTGTCCCATGGCTGGAGCAAACCTGACCGGCGAAcagctcgaggatgccgcctGGAAGTTGACGGAGCATCTCAAGACCAACCCCATTCAGGTGAACGGGAGCTCCCCTCTAACGTACGCTACCATGCGTGGCTTCTCCGCATACGCCGTCTATGGCCCAAACTCGTGGACGGCTTTGGGCGCGATATTGGCGCAGATAGCCGCCAACCGAACCCAGACATCATCGTTCAGCGAATGA
- a CDS encoding uncharacterized protein (COG:S~EggNog:ENOG503NYV8) — MDVSLFRGCTAAPAAWRPRGRNAIKSIPSPSTKLLRVDKEKRAPSDIPLRNGCKSFISFLSVAAVSSASVSHRLDPRADAKIQWGPCNQTIVNTTLPTECADFTVPLDYTTPSSKETIRLQIARIEAKVQPARGTILINFGGPGSNGRTSLG, encoded by the exons ATGGATGTTTCCTTGTTCAGAGGCTGCACAGCGGCT CCCGCTGCTTGGAGGCCGCGAGGCCGAAATGCCATAAAGAGCATCCCGTCGCCGTCTACCAAGCTGCTAAGGGTCGACAAAGAAAAGCGTGCACCATCTGACATACCTCTTCGCAATGGCTGCAAGTCGTTCATCTCCTTCTTGTCCGTCGCAGCCGTGTCGTCCGCCAGCGTGTCTCATCGATTGGATCCGCGGGCAGACGCAAAGATACAATGGGGCCCTTGCAACCAAACGATTGTCAACACGACGCTCCCTACCGAGTGCGCGGACTTTACCGTCCCCCTCGACTACACAACGCCTAGCAGCAAGGAGACCATCAGGCTCCAAATCGCCAGGATCGAGGCAAAGGTACAGCCCGCCAGGGGCACCATTCTGATCAACTTTGGAGGCCCCGGCTCCAACGGCCGAACCAGCCTGGGCTAG
- a CDS encoding uncharacterized protein (COG:S~TransMembrane:1 (o137-155i)~EggNog:ENOG503NYV8), with translation MTCGQWKSQAVGAYAGNFQAKTKNPILFATNRYDGHTPIRSAQNVSAGFEGSGMLVVNGFGHTTLAQQSVCTIQQTVAYWHNRTLPAKGFVCEVDAAPYGDYAWANATLAYDRKANNSGPGGSGAPPPPRSAASQTSQSLAMVLFAIGIVFAFGLQ, from the exons ATGACGTGCGGGCAGTGGAAGTCCCAAGCCGTCGGGGCATACGCGGGCAACTTCCAGGCCAAGACGAAGAACCCGATCCTCTTCGCCACGAACAGGTACGACGGGCACACCCCGATCCGGTCGGCTCAGAACGTCAGCGCCGGGTTTGAAGGGAGTGGAATGCTCGTCGTGAATGGCTTTGGC CACACAACCCTGGCCCAACAGTCGGTGTGTACAATTCAGCAGACCGTCGCGTATTGGCACAACAGGACGCTGCCGGCCAAGGGGTTCGTCTGTGAGGTAGACGCAGCCCCGTACGGCGATTACGCCTGGGCCAATGCCACGCTGGCGTACGATCGCAAAGCCAACAACTCCGGGCCCGGAGGCTCAGgggctcctccccctccgaggagcgccgcgtcgcagACGAGCCAGTCACTTGCTATGGTGCTTTTTGCTATTGGAATCGTCTTCGCGTTTGGTCTACAGTGA
- a CDS encoding uncharacterized protein (EggNog:ENOG503PPUN) yields the protein MAFTHTSAMSLHYLEEVSSGCGDRISLSIRWNDARLVVHLDPSATGNAIEDSLIEKYNAACIVEDCDEEEAMSEQILDAIVEAGRPIFDQLAPRPVISTSAPSDLHSLLFPKEYTFRFRTLDNTTRLILTAKHSPSENRPAPEPLEQPFHLTIGEGTNLPKFSTKDIRVLEKLLGDGYIARVLVNGQEMCSKVGNDLRADSAQRELTTLLKITTSQYADALRVPKLRGLVHTPDDGRIIGFLEDYVPSEDGSELSNLGDIETTSSIAEARRKKWALQVQETVHLLHQIGITWGDGKAGNVLIDHDTDDAWIIDFGGGWTDGWVEQELSGTIEGDELAVRKIFEFLGV from the coding sequence ATGGCCTTCACACACACCAGCGCGATGAGCCTCCATTATCTCGAGGAGGTCTCTAGTGGATGTGGGGACCGCATCTCATTGTCAATTCGCTGGAACGACGCACGTCTAGTCGTCCACCTCGATCCCTCTGCCACGGGAAACGCGATAGAAGATTCCCTGATCGAAAAATACAACGCCGCATGCATTGTCGAGGActgcgacgaggaggaggcaaTGTCTGAGCAGATCCTAGACGCCATTGTCGAAGCCGGAAGGCCAATTTTTGATCAACTTGCCCCTCGTCCGGTCATCAGTACCTCTGCGCCATCCGACCTTCATTCTCTTCTCTTCCCAAAAGAGTACACCTTTCGTTTTCGGACTCTGGACAACACGACAAGGTTGATTCTCACGGCCAAGCATTCCCCGTCTGAAAATAGGCCAGCACCGGAGCCATTGGAGCAGCCGTTCCATCTCACAATTGGCGAGGGCACGAATCTGCCCAAATTCTCGACCAAAGATATTCGTGTTCTGGAAAAGCTACTCGGCGATGGTTACATTGCCCGTGTTTTAGTAAACGGTCAAGAAATGTGCTCCAAGGTTGGGAACGACTTACGAGCGGACTCCGCGCAGAGGGAACTCACCACCCTCTTGAAGATTACCACCTCACAATACGCGGATGCCCTCCGTGTACCGAAACTCCGAGGCCTAGTGCATACACCAGATGACGGGAGAATCATTGGGTTCCTAGAGGACTATGTCCCCTCTGAGGACGGCTCAGAGCTGTCTAATCTTGGAGATATAGAAACGACATCATCGATTGCCGAGGCACGGAGGAAAAAGTGGGCCTTGCAGGTCCAAGAAACAGTTCATCTGCTGCACCAAATCGGTATCACTTGGGGTGATGGCAAAGCCGGCAATGTGCTCATTGACCATGATACCGACGATGCATGGATTATTGACTTTGGAGGTGGATGGACAGATGGTTGGGTTGAACAGGAGTTGAGCGGGACTATAGAAGGGGATGAGCTGGCTGTGAGAAAGATCTTTGAGTTCTTGGGTGTTTGA